aatacATAGTACAGTTTACCCATGGTGACTTAAGGCAAGCTAAGTCAACCATGTTGCACTCTGCTACCATTTTCTTGGTTCAGTGGCTCCTACCATAGGCTCGTGCTTCACGATGCTGCAAATCAGCATGGGAAGAAAGCAACACAGTGGCTGTTGTGCTCAAGAGAGCTGTGCCTACTGAGGAGGAAAACATTCCCATCCCCACACATCCACAGAGCACACTTGTGTATTTATTTGGCTTTTGGTTTGGTTCCCTTCTGCCAAAATGCTCCTTTGCCATTTGCACAGTCAGGGTCTAGAACGTTGAGACGTGAGACTAGAAACTTTCTATGCTCCCTGGAACGTTAACAGATATGTACTTTATcttgaggaaagaaaaatatacctTCTATTGGCTCCACATTTGGTTAAATACTGTTTCCCACACTTCACAATGAAgttgtgttttcaatttctgCCTGTGAAGGGAAATATCTGGCCAAGCCTTAGAATTTATCAACCCTGGAATGAACTTGGAGATGTAATAAGTCCATTTGGGATCACATCAGGTCCAAAGCCCCAGTAGAACCAGTATGTCGTTTCTTCTCTACTGCCactcacacaaaaaaattctaataGTATAAAAACAGTAGTAACGTTTTTGGCCTAACATGtccattcaattttattttcctctgcCCCTAAAATATTCTGCTTTGAAGATACTAGCAAATATTTAGACCTGGAAGTTTTCACTGATTTAATGTCGTGAAGGTGACTACAAAGGACTGGGATGGACTCGAGATTCAAATACAACCCTAAAGATGCCCCACCTCTTTCCCCCACTCTCTAAATTGAATTTGTTCCAGAGATTATCGTAATATCATTTTTCAGAGCTCTATAAATAGATGGATTCTCATTTCTCCTCTTAAGCACTGTTTGCTAAATGTTTTGGCCCCGAAGTTCAGTCATTCCATGCAAGCATTAATCAATACAGGAGACATTAGTGTTACTCGTTCAGATGAGATTTGACGTTATTTTTCCTCTGCTTatggggaggggatgggagtGTTGCTTAATAAAGATGAagagtcttttcttcttttgtatgaAATGGAAACGATGAGGACATGTGTAATATACATTTCTCTAATATCAGGCTGCTGCCTTTTGTTGAGAAAGAGAGGCAAGGCCCTGGAGGATTTTCGACTTTGTAAATATGAAATTATCTGCCTtggtgtttaaaaaaataaaaaaagggagaaagagttgGCAGGTTGCCAGATTACTTACATTACAGTAATAGATTTGCTGACCCCTGACTTCTGCTGTAGAGAAATGTATTGAATTTTTTATAATATCAGATGAGGCAGATCTAAAAACCTAGTGTACCAAGCACCATTATTTAACTTCAGATTTAGCAAAGCTCAAATCTTTTCAAACCAGCAATTTCTTATATGATGATAATTTACTGGCTCAGACACTAATAAATCAAAGTTATAATGCCATTGATTTGTTAATTTTAACTTGGGTTGATTTTTAagtcttctttatttaaaaagaagaagaagaatgagatggaaaaaaaaatcttgcttttcACAGTGACTGAATTTAATAAGAATCTCCGTGATAGCAAAAGGATCCCCTACTGTTTCTGCTTTGGGGTGGAAAATGTTATTCTTGTATTATTCctagtgaaaaataaaatctcatgcTGCTACAAATCTTATGCCTATGAAaagatgttattttttaatacatGATGGCTTACCTATTTCAGATCCATTAATGGCACCATAAATAAGCATTTTGCTAATCTGAAATGTGAAATCTGGGTAATAATAAAGACTCATTTATCTATCCAGCTTTCAATCCCCAGACCTGATGTAGATCAAGAGGGGGAAATTTTTCTCTGGATTTACTAATGGATATATTACTTCTTTTCCCCACTACTTCCGCCCACCTAATACCCAGTCTGCGTTCCTAAGAGTTGCAGcccattgaaaaatatttttcctgtgtAATGAATTCTTGGGAGCTGggtacatttttgctttttatctgTACAGTCTAGAAACTGATTAAATCTTTGTTGTACTACAAATATTTGAGGAATAATCACTCACAAGGCATGGGCATGTTGCATTATACAAATTCTTTATGTAATGCAAGCCTACTCAGCTTCCTGCACTGGGCAACGCTGACCTTCTATTAGCTAACCTGTTTTTAATGGTACCACATGTACACTGAACATTGAAACGTTCAGAAACCTGTAATAGCATTCGTCCTCTTGTACTGTAAAACTTCTAATAATCAAATGATAAGATCATATCCTGTAGGGTAATTGTGTTGTACCGTGGCAGGATAACTGAAAAAACATTCAGTGAAAATTGCACCAAACGGAAATCACTCTATGAAACAGCAATTGTTTCTGCCCTGTTCTTCAGAGCTTAGCTGGTCATAGttctatttgtttccttttaactgctgcctttcttgttttattttgggagTCTTTTTTTCCTTAGCCACTATAATTATCTTTCAATGATTTAGcagggaaaaaaatattcagttgacctttatactctctctctctctctctctctctctctctctctctctgtctctctgtctctctctcagctTTGAACAAGCAGGGCTTATGTTTGGATTCAGTTTTACCTTAGTCATGCCTCTTTCCAGATACAAGAAACATTTAATTCCAGATTTCCTGCTTCTGGCTTTAGGCCTTTGACCAGCAAAgtgaaatgcatttttttttattactatcgCCCGCCAGCTGCTGAGTTgagtgaaaaggagaaagagaaaaagaaagaaaagaagaaaagggggtgggggtggaagaactaaaatgaaaatgttgcCCTGCCTCATGAACTTACAAAATTTAAGATTCTTTGGTACCCATCTAAAGAACTGAGTTGACCCAAGCGTTTCAGATCGCAGGGTGAGGGCTCCTCTGGGGCCCATTTGGTATCTCCCCAACCCAGTTCTCTGCTTTTCCTCGTACCCTCCCCACACTCCTCCTTCTAAGGAAAGAGGGTCTGTCATGATGTCACTATCTCAATTAGAGAATGGAGCTGGGGGAAGGGTGGTACCAACAATGGGTAATAGTTGGAATGCCCAGGCTTCTGAGCTCCTTAGGTTTCCATGGcagcaaaacaaaagtaaaacaaaactatcTGTCCCaacaataaaatatgttttcattaaaatcaatttaaaatatttttccagtttaAAATATTCAATGCATTTTTGCTCCTAGACAAAATTCCCCAACCTGCCGATACTGAAGGGGATAAACTCCTTGGCAGAACAACGCAGATAAAAGGAATTGGGGGAGAAAGTCAGGGACTTTACACATGAGACagaataaattcaagtatgagcaagattgcttttttctctcttctgcttaGTTATGCTTTTTATTATCTAAACATTAACTGTAATATTACGGTGGGAAGCAGGTATTTGGCAGCCGTCTATTATTTCAGTGCGTCTACATAGAGAGCACAGTTTCCAGTTTTAGCAGCTGTAACATGTTTAAACTCAGTTTGTAATGGGATCTGAAGATGACTATTCCCCATGGGCTATGTTGATCTTCATGGCTGGCCCACTGCCAGAAACAGGGCTCGAAAGCATTATTCATGCCTCTTTTCGTGTACCTTGTCTGAGCATGCTCAGTGAGTGGATTTTGTTTCTAATATACTATAAACTGGGATTTGATTTTCCCCCCAATTTACTGTGTATgttattaaagaataaaacattaGGGTCACAAAAGTCCTCATGGCCTTTCTTTCAAACCTGAatggttgttgttttaattagCTGAGATACAAATTATATAGTTGGAGACCAATTTTAGGATAACTAACAAATATTCTAAATCAAGGAAGCTTTTGTCTGGGTGTCTCAGTTTAAAAAGAATAAGGATTCCCAATATTTGAACAGATTTTTGTTGTCTATATGCCAAGTAcattttcttcattgagtcaaCTTGTCTTACTTTAAACAAATTATGTTTGCTGTATTAAAGTTCATATTTTTAAGGCTGAGTCTTGTATTAATCCCACAGTGAGTCATTAATCATACCAACTGCATTATAAAAACTTTAATCACTGAAGTTGAAACTGAGATTGTAATGCAATCCATGCCTTTTAATTACATCAGCCCTTTTTCCCGTTCAGATCAAGAGCTGCGTCGCAAAGGGAAAACAGATTAAAACCAGAATTGTTTgatgtttctctttttagagcAATTTTATGCACTTTGTTTAAAAAGTTATGTAATTAAAATGCTTGAATTTTTCAGTCCTCTGATTTTTGTGGCTTCAGTGGTTGGTCTGCTTCCTTCTTCCTGGGGCCCTGTTTTATTTGGTACCCCAAAACAGACCTTGTCATGCGGGCATTACCTGCCCCCTTGAGTGTGGCCATGCTCAGCTTGCCTCTTCTTGACTGTTTGATCTTAAGTGTTGGGTGGATGTGTCAAGATGAGTAAAAACTAAAACTTTGGAGATCTGGCAACCAGGTTCAAATTCCAACTCTATCAAATGGTGTGACCCAtaggaaaattatttaaacttttgGGATCTCATACCTGTTATACCTGTTATAAAGAGGTTAATAATAATACTCCATTGGGATGTGATAGAGATTATAGGAAGTAATCTCCATGATATATCTGATCTATCCTTGTCCCTCATAAATACAAGATTAATGTGGTTAGAGGCTTTGAATgtcttgttcactgctgtatctCAAGTACCTAGAAAACTGCCTGGCACTTAGTAGCTGCTCCATAGATGAGATGGTAAATAAACAGGCTACCATTACTTTCATGATATTGTTGGCACTTGGCCAAGTGGTGTGGGCATTGATGATAGTGTTGTCAACCTTGGGTGCTTCCATTGCTATCCATGGTGTAGagacccacaaaaacaaaaagtgtgtCTTGCAGGAAAGCACTTAAGTGACCAGATACTGATTTTCATTAACAAAGTAGATCAGTAAACTGTAGAGTAAGTTTCTAGAATGCATCAGTGTCACTGGCAATGAAGTCATTCAACAAGTTGCTCCTACAGTAGTCCTCCTTTTTTCCGTGGTTTtgctttccatggtttcagttacccaaGGTCCACCACAGTCGGAAAATATTTGTCTTGACTCGTTCAAGAGAAAGGGACCACATTTACCTAACTTTTATctagtatattgttataattgttttattttcttattctttatggTGGTTAATCTCTTACTATGTCTaggttataaattaaaatatcaggTATGTATGTGTAGGAAAAATATAGTGTatgtatagagagagagagagagtttggtACTATCACAGGCATCCACTGTGGGTCTTGGAACACATCCCCTGCTGATAAGGGAGCAACTCtactgagaaaagaaagaaaactttcataGTGTTGATATGACTGGAATTGGCCAACTGACTTatcatctctttttctcttcttttagatTAATTCTACCATATGAAAGGTTTATTAAGGGAGAGGAAGATAAGCCTTTGCCTCCAATCAAACCTCGGAAACAGGAGAACAGTTCACAGGAAAGtgagaataaaacaaaagtaTCAGGAACCAAACGCATGAAACATGAAATGCCTAAGagcaagaaggagaaagagagtgCCTCGAAGCCCCAGGATGCACCTGAGGTGAGTTGCTGTGCTCACCTCCTCCAGGTCTCCTAGAACCCATAACCCACAGCTGGGTTCCTGCATAGCTCATACTAGACTGAGAAATCAAAAGAACATACTTTCTGATTCCCCAAACAGTTCCCCAGTTCCTGAAAACTCTTCCTTTTGCTTGGAAGCTGAAATGCAATGCATCATGGTACAGAATGAGATAGGCCAAGAATAGAATCTAGAAAGACGAGAACATCCTGTAGGAAACTGATAGCAAAAGCTTTGCCTTTAAGATAGAAGGAGTCAGAGCTGCAGCTCTTTGAAACCAAGGCATTCTATTGTGAAGATGTGGCTTCTTGGCCATTTCACAGTTTATCTGAGGAGTCACCATAACTTTCCAGGATCCAGGGTGGAGGGTCATTGAAATCGCCATTGCTGTGTCCCTATAGGACTCTCCAGAAAGTTTTAGAGATGAGTTTCCCTCCTATAATTGACCTCTGTGCAACAGTCCTGGGTTGAGACCAATTTTGCAAGATCTTAAGTACATAGTGTTTATGGGGAAATTTTGAAGTGGTTGCTCTGAAGCCATTATTATCTCTCATATTAACAGGTAGTTTTTGAACCTTTTAAACAAGCCTCAGATACCCATAGCCCCCAACAGCTTTTTGGTAGAAACCATTACTGTCAGTGTATAGCCAGTCATGGAGGCTGATCTGGGCTTTGTTTcaacatgaataataaaaaacccCGCTgcccattaaagaaaaaaaaaaaaaacttagcagCCACATTTGGAGACAGCATATTGTAGGATCCAACCCCTGAGGGACTTTTGGTACTGATATTAAACACCCTCTAAAAATCAAGTTTATAATGAACACATAAGAGACTTCCTAATTAAACACTggtttaacacacacacacacacacacaaaccctaacTAGATATTAACTCACCCATCTGACTCCTCTGTAAGGAGATAATGTTAATAACAGGAGAAATttgtttttatgattattttttaagttttgtaaataatttaagctctagtaatttaaaaaggaagaaaaaatggtgATGCAGACTTCTAAACATCTGCAGTTTGCAACATAAATGGCCAAAAGCAAGGAAATTCCAAGTTAAGGCTTACATTCCATTCTTCCTTTATCCTGTTGACCTGGTGATTTATTAAAGGGCTTCAGATCAGTAAGTTCTGTTAGATAACATATGTAAAATGCTGCCAAAGCACCAGTGGACAAACGGAGGACCAAGGGGCCAGCTGACCTTTGAATGGCTCTAATGGGGGGATGAAGTTTGAAGTGGTTAGTTTGTGAGTTTGGGAGGGATCCTTGGCCCATGTGTCAAGACCCTCAATTTGGGAAATGACCATTCCCAAGAGTGGAGTTTTGCTCCCCAGAGTCCAGAGAAGTCCTGATAGCTCTTAGATCCTCTGATTCCTATAGGCCCCAACTGTTTCCTTTCAGGAAATGAGTTGTAAGTATCTGGGGTTTCAAAGTCTGTCATGTGAGGTTATCTAAACTGCATGAAATGTCCACCAGGAGGACATTCAAGATTGTCCTTATACTAAGAATCACTCCACACCTCCAACATAGACCCATTTTATTAATTAGATAGATTTCTTCTTGTGATTGTGTTTGGGGATTGGGATTTGTACTTAATTGTCACTTTGTTTTCGTTGTTGATGTTTGGAGTATGCAACACTGAGCTCAATAGAGATAGTAGGGGTGATAAACTCCTTCTAGTCAAATCTACAGTCTTCACCTAGTTGAATCTCAAGTTGCATAATTAAGAAGGTATTGCTTAACATTTAACATACGAACAGAGTGCCATCTTTAAAAGGtggccttttgctttttttttttttttttttgctttcacagCCCCCTAAACCTGTTTTATAGGCAGAAGCATGAGACTCCAGTGTACTTGATAGCCTAGGTCACAGAAACTTCAGTGTGGCTGAGTATCCCCCAGAGCCCCACTTCAAACTACAGCCCCATCAGAAACTAATAATTAAATGCAATTTGCCTTTTGCACTTACTCATTTTTCTGTACTTTCATGTAATGTAGAAGCTCAAGAGACCAATGATGAGTTTTAACATAGAACAAGTGGTGATATTTGTACTAGAAAAGGCAACTGTTAGTGAGAAAAAGGATGAGGGATAAGCAAAGCTCTTAGGAATAACACATCTCTACAAAGCAGCAATATATTTAAGTGGGTTTGAGGACAAACATCTGTGAAATTGGTgtgatttcttaaaattattgttCCTATGTATCCCTAAACTAGTATCTTCCATCTTTCTCAGAATGCTAATATGATTGGCATTTCTTTCTTGGCAGAGAAGAACAAAGTTATAGAGATGAGATTAAGACAGGAGTTGGGGGACCACTTCAATACAACTGTTTGCGACTGTTCCACTAAGACAAGTCAGAATGGACTGACAGCCATTTTTGAAAAGGCTTGTCAGTCAGCTGGGTCACATATGCAAAGTTAAAATGACCTTTTAAGGTCAAAGCTTGCATGACTGAATAATGGAGTAAAGGGGTCGAATTGTGCCCACAACTTCTGTGAATAGAGACACATAGAAAGCATCCGTCTCATTGAGTATAATTTATTTCAATGAAGAGAAAAGCTATGTTTGTAGTGGCACTCAATATATGAAGTTTGACAATTTCAATTCTGGCTTTTAATAGCAATGTAGTTTGCTATACGGTAGAAGGACTTAGAATATCTGTGTATCAGGTAGATAGGTTCCATCCGCATCCTTTTTCAGTGTCTTAACTAATTATCTGCATGTCATGTGGCACTAAGTAGAAATTGTTAATGTTTAAACATCACTAATTTTTAATGCATCTATCCTACTGAACCCATTAGGAAGGGGTTTGATCTCTCAAAGAAAGGCAAGGAgtaagtttgtttgttgttgacgTGGGTTTGGTTAGATTTTTGAAAGAGAGgtacatcaaaaaaaaatctttctcagaAGTGTCATAGAACACAACATGTAATTTAAAACCCATTTGGATAATTGACTGATTTGACAAGAAGACAACCCTAGAATTAAACTATATATTAGAATCAAGGAGTGATGTGATTGTATATGATCAGTATATAACAGTTCACTATTTTGATAGGTGTCTCTTAAGGGACTGGAGTGAATATGCAAATTTCTACTAATGTTTTTGTAATTTAGATTTCTTTGTTTAGAGCTGTGATTGGAGACTGATAAAGCCTTACAGAAACTCAGTGAGCTGATTGACAAGTCTGTTTTCAAGAAAAACTGCTGTGTCTGATACTTTATTTCAGAGCAGAGTGTATCAGTGTATTTGATTTTGTTCTGActgtctttgaaatattttatcagGTGTCATTGGAGCAAGAAAAGGAACAAGAGACTTTAAACCAGAAAAATGTCACTGAGCCTCTCCCAGCAgcagacatgaagaaaaaaacagatgggTACCAGGATGTAGCAGTGAGGTCCCTGGCGTCCAGAGCAGACCCAGAAAAGGACAGTGAAACTGACCAAAGTTCCAATAGTGAGAAGGAGGCCGAGGAGGCAGGAGAGAAGGGTCCTGCTCCTCTGCTCCCGAGCACTCCCTTGGCTCCTGAAAGGGATCCAGTCCCAACCCCTGGTGCTGGCAAACAGTCCCTTGCCTCTCCCAGTGCCCTGATGGACTCAAAACAAGAAGCCAAAACCTGCTGTTTTAGAGAGAACCCTGAAAATGAGCTCCAAGATGCACCATTCCCCAGCTTCCCAACCACGCAGCCACCACTGGCAAACCAGAATGAGGTAGAGGAGGACAAGCTGCCTGCAATGGCTGATTACATTGCCAACTGCACTGTGAAGGTGGACCAGCTGGGCAGTGATGACATCCACAATGCACTCAAGCAGACCCCAAAGGTCCTTGTGGTCCAGTCATTTGACATGTTCAAAGACAAAGACTTGACTGGGCCCATGAATGAGAACCACGGACTCAATTACACACCTCTGCTATACTCTAGGGGCAATCCAGGCATCATGTCCCCACTGGCCAAGAAAAAGCTTTTGTCCCAAGTGAGTGGGGCGAGCCTCTCCAGCAGCTACCCTTATGGCTCGCCACCCCCTTTGATCAGCAAAAAGAAACTGATTGCCAGGGATGACTTATGTTCTGGTTTGTCCCAGGCTCACCACAGCCAAAACACTGACCACATGGCAGTCAGCCGGCCATCAGTGATTCAGCACGTCCAGAGCTTCAAAGGCAAGTCCTCGGAGGACAGAAAGAGCATCAATGACATCTTTAAGCATGACAAACTGAGTCGATCAGATGCCCATCGCTGCAGCTTCTCCAAACATCACCTCAACTCCCTGGCTGACTCTTACGTCCTGAAGCAAGAAATTCAGGAGGGCAAGGAGAAACTTCTAGAGAAAAGGGCACTCCCCCATTCCCACATGCCTAGCTTCCTGGCAGATTTCTACTCCTCCCCACATCTTCACAGCCTCTATCGTCACACCGAACACCATCTTCATAACGAACAGACATCCAAGTACCCTTCCAGGGATATGTACAGGGAATCAGAGAACGGTTCTTTTCCTTCCCACAAACACCAGGAAAAGCTCCATGTAAATTATCTTGCATCTCTCCATCTGCAAGACAAAAAGTTGGCCTCAGCAGAAGCCTCCACAGATGATCAGCCAACGGATTTAAGCCTTCCCAAGAACCTGCACAAGCCTACTGGCAAGGTCCTGGGCCTGGCCCACTCAGCCACAGGACCCCAAGAGAGCAAAGGCAGCTCCCAGTTCCAGGTCATCAGCAGCCAGAGTCGAGACTGTCACCCCAAAGCCTGCCGAGTGTCACCTATGACCATGTCGGCCCCTAAAAAATACCCAGAATCACTTTCCAGATCGGGCAAACCTCACCATGTGAGACTGGagaatttcagaaaaatggaAGGCATGGTCCATCCCATCCTGCACCGGAAAATGAGCCCTCAGAACATTGGTGCAGCACGTCCCATCAAGCGCAGCTTAGAGGACTTGGACCTGGTGATTGCAGGGAAAAAGGCCCGGGCAGTGTCCCCCCTGGACCCGTCCAAGGAGGTGTCTGGGAAGGACAAGTCCTCAGAACAGGAGAGCGAGGGCAGCAAGGTAGCCTATGGCGGGCATTCCGGGGGAGGATCTGAGAGCCACAAGCTTCCCCTGTCCTCCCCTATCTTCCCAGGTTTGTATTCTGGGAGCCTGTGTAACTCGAGCCTCAACTCCCGGCTCCCAGCCGGGTATTCTCATTCTCTTCAGTACTTGAAAAACCAGACAGTGCTCTCCCCACTCATGCAGCCCCTGGCTTTCCACTCGCTCGTGATGCAAAGAGGAATTTTTACATCGCCAACAAATTCTCAGCAGCTCTACAGACACTTGGCTGCGGCCACACCTGTAGGAAGTTCGTACGGGGACCTTTTGCACAACAGCATTTACCCTTTAGCTGCTATCAATCCTCAAGCTGCCTTTCCGTCTTCCCAGCTGTCATCTGTACATCCCAGTACAAAACTGTAAGCCCAGCTCTACCCAGCATCTCAAAACAGCAGAGCTGACAGAGCTTCACTCTCACCTTGGGGTGCTGGCTTGCAGAGTTTAGAAGTCAGTATTCCTTCTAATCTTGGGGTACTATTAGTCCCAGCCAGAGAGGCCGAGAGGAAAGGTGAACACACCTGATTTTTCTGGGACAACTGCAACCTGGCTGGTCCATCTTGACTCCCTTCCAACATCAATGCCCTGGCATCCCAGATCATTTGTTTTGCAAATGTGTCTTGTGAAGGGATTTCTGTATATCTGGGAAGAACTTAGAGGGCCCCATCTGAGCTCGAATGGTCAGGAAACAATCTGAGTCAAACGGGGCAGGCTTTTCAAAGGAAGGGGCAAAAACAGACTGGCAAACGTAGCCAACAGATACCcctcttttcataaaaaaaaaaaaaaactctccaagTTCAATCAATGCAATGTATAGTGAAACTTCAATAGATCTTTCATTTTGACACTATTAAACAATCCAGAGAAGTAAACACTGTTAAATTAACTGTATATATTTGCTTCTTGAAACTTCCCGTATCACTGTTTGCTCACCTAATTTATACACAGGCAGTTCATTTTCTCCCAGTTCCTTCTTGCTCCCCCCTTTTTTAATTAAACaatattgcttttatttgcaggttctttgtttttgttttatctttttttttttgtttgtttgtgttaaaGGCTGACTGACTGTCCTAGTTGTTGATGCGTGTTTgtaatttttccacattttatcattttgagCAGCTTTTGGTGGTAAAGTTATTGTTTACAAATTGAAGCAACTGATTCTAGTGgaacaaatgagaaagaaacagTCGAGCACACCTAAGTGCAAAGAAGGTTCCTTTGCAGCTCCGCACCTTGCGGGTTTTGTTCCTCGTAAATGGCATAGTTCAAAGAGCTTACACACTGCTTACTCGCCACATGCTTTGCTTTGAAGTATTGGGTTATGTGAAAATATTGAGCATTGTACTTACCTTATCTAGGCTGTGAAACTGTCCTACATACCAGAggaatcataaaaacaaaaacctcactgGCAGAAACTGATGAATAACAACAGAATCTAGAAGACATATTTGTGGGCTGCACAGATATTTTAGGAATTTCAGAAATTAGAACAGGAGCCAGAATGACTTTCATTGGTGTTGACACTGCTCCCTTTATACGGTCTGGGAAAAGAGGGTTGGGGAAAGGATGGAGCTCAACTGTCCAACGGAGGAGGAACGGCTGCAGGCCTGACCATTTGACCATCAGGCAGCTTCCCTAGGCAGCAGCCTTTTGAGTCCTAGGCAGTCACTGTCTTCATCAACTGGTTTCTTGGCATTCCCAAGAAGATTCTCCCAGGTTCCATCTTTGGGAATAATTGCCATAatggattactcatttcaaaagaaagttaTGTTCTTTGGGTTTTTGGGGCATGAGTTTTGTGTGCATTTGCACACATAAAGCAGTTTGGGGTTTTTAATCACCTGGCAATACTGTCCACTTTACAGTTTCTTGTGTATTTGGAAGTGAATGGTCAACCTGGTTAAACACTCAGAAGATGTGGAGTATGCCTATTGTCATTCTTGACCCTTTATTTCATTTGCTCCTCAGATGTAAAATCAAGGTGGACATATTTTCTAAGTGTATTTTAAGAGTCGATTAATAGTGGAATTTCTTCCCCATCCCCACCCGCCCCTGCTGAAGACTGCTTTGATGAAGTCCCCAGcccattctcccctcccccaacactaCTAGTAGACTTTAGAATCATAGTTAACCAAGCCTTTTACCTCTGAGATATTTAAGTCTATGAAAATTGATGACAATTTTCAACCTCTAAATAGATAACGCAACTGCAAAATAATCAAAGCCAATAACAGTGAAACTGCGGCTCTTACACAAAGCCATGCATGCCGTGCATTTGTATTGAAATGTCTCCATAATATGAAGCCAAATATTCCATGTAACATACTTAATATCCAAAGGTGGAAACAAGAGAATGTAGAGATCCAGTGTTAAGAGTTCCATTTGCTTCAATTAATTATTTACCTTCCTGtggaataatatatatatatatatttaatagaaTCATAGATAGACTAGTAGAATTTAGATTATAAATGTGTGAATGCAGATTATCCTGCTATTGCACAAGAATGAGGGGGGGAAATCTCAATTCCAGCTGGCAAAATGCTGGCCAGGACACATACAAGAAAGTTGCACTAGATTGAATGGTCACAGAATCAGACGACATGGAAGAAAAACGCTGGTG
The sequence above is a segment of the Castor canadensis chromosome 7, mCasCan1.hap1v2, whole genome shotgun sequence genome. Coding sequences within it:
- the Arid5b gene encoding AT-rich interactive domain-containing protein 5B isoform X4, which codes for MAPNLKGRPRKKKPCPQRRDSFSGAKDSNNNSDGKAVAKVKCEARSALTKPKNNHNNCKKVSNEEKPKLAIGEECRADEQAFLVALYKYMKERKTPIERIPYLGFKQINLWTMFQAAQKLGGYETITARRQWKHIYDELGGNPGSTSAATCTRRHYERLILPYERFIKGEEDKPLPPIKPRKQENSSQESENKTKVSGTKRMKHEMPKSKKEKESASKPQDAPEVSLEQEKEQETLNQKNVTEPLPAADMKKKTDGYQDVAVRSLASRADPEKDSETDQSSNSEKEAEEAGEKGPAPLLPSTPLAPERDPVPTPGAGKQSLASPSALMDSKQEAKTCCFRENPENELQDAPFPSFPTTQPPLANQNEVEEDKLPAMADYIANCTVKVDQLGSDDIHNALKQTPKVLVVQSFDMFKDKDLTGPMNENHGLNYTPLLYSRGNPGIMSPLAKKKLLSQVSGASLSSSYPYGSPPPLISKKKLIARDDLCSGLSQAHHSQNTDHMAVSRPSVIQHVQSFKGKSSEDRKSINDIFKHDKLSRSDAHRCSFSKHHLNSLADSYVLKQEIQEGKEKLLEKRALPHSHMPSFLADFYSSPHLHSLYRHTEHHLHNEQTSKYPSRDMYRESENGSFPSHKHQEKLHVNYLASLHLQDKKLASAEASTDDQPTDLSLPKNLHKPTGKVLGLAHSATGPQESKGSSQFQVISSQSRDCHPKACRVSPMTMSAPKKYPESLSRSGKPHHVRLENFRKMEGMVHPILHRKMSPQNIGAARPIKRSLEDLDLVIAGKKARAVSPLDPSKEVSGKDKSSEQESEGSKVAYGGHSGGGSESHKLPLSSPIFPGLYSGSLCNSSLNSRLPAGYSHSLQYLKNQTVLSPLMQPLAFHSLVMQRGIFTSPTNSQQLYRHLAAATPVGSSYGDLLHNSIYPLAAINPQAAFPSSQLSSVHPSTKL
- the Arid5b gene encoding AT-rich interactive domain-containing protein 5B isoform X3 codes for the protein MKSPNLKGRPRKKKPCPQRRDSFSGAKDSNNNSDGKAVAKVKCEARSALTKPKNNHNNCKKVSNEEKPKLAIGEECRADEQAFLVALYKYMKERKTPIERIPYLGFKQINLWTMFQAAQKLGGYETITARRQWKHIYDELGGNPGSTSAATCTRRHYERLILPYERFIKGEEDKPLPPIKPRKQENSSQESENKTKVSGTKRMKHEMPKSKKEKESASKPQDAPEVSLEQEKEQETLNQKNVTEPLPAADMKKKTDGYQDVAVRSLASRADPEKDSETDQSSNSEKEAEEAGEKGPAPLLPSTPLAPERDPVPTPGAGKQSLASPSALMDSKQEAKTCCFRENPENELQDAPFPSFPTTQPPLANQNEVEEDKLPAMADYIANCTVKVDQLGSDDIHNALKQTPKVLVVQSFDMFKDKDLTGPMNENHGLNYTPLLYSRGNPGIMSPLAKKKLLSQVSGASLSSSYPYGSPPPLISKKKLIARDDLCSGLSQAHHSQNTDHMAVSRPSVIQHVQSFKGKSSEDRKSINDIFKHDKLSRSDAHRCSFSKHHLNSLADSYVLKQEIQEGKEKLLEKRALPHSHMPSFLADFYSSPHLHSLYRHTEHHLHNEQTSKYPSRDMYRESENGSFPSHKHQEKLHVNYLASLHLQDKKLASAEASTDDQPTDLSLPKNLHKPTGKVLGLAHSATGPQESKGSSQFQVISSQSRDCHPKACRVSPMTMSAPKKYPESLSRSGKPHHVRLENFRKMEGMVHPILHRKMSPQNIGAARPIKRSLEDLDLVIAGKKARAVSPLDPSKEVSGKDKSSEQESEGSKVAYGGHSGGGSESHKLPLSSPIFPGLYSGSLCNSSLNSRLPAGYSHSLQYLKNQTVLSPLMQPLAFHSLVMQRGIFTSPTNSQQLYRHLAAATPVGSSYGDLLHNSIYPLAAINPQAAFPSSQLSSVHPSTKL